One Microbispora sp. ZYX-F-249 genomic region harbors:
- a CDS encoding glycosyltransferase family 2 protein: MSQEHPLVSVIIPSYNRSDVLRLCLDAVKEQTYPHIEVIVVDDCGTEDAARVAASKGATVVRTHVNGGPTPARNLGAEHATGDILFFLDADIALDPDAVENAVRILESHPEIGALGGVLRPESLVSQSLASQYRAVQMHRWWMPAHRPTLELHASVLAVPAKVFAEVGPFDPRLRETVSSDYRIRVTCSHQVKLSDAIRGRKDHDPTVRTILRKVFRRARLSALDWHQGETPGDSVPRAVGGVLLLAAVPALALPMVAGRAGALVPPALVAAAAALDAGTHRFAFAQRGAAFGVYFSGVHLAVTFTGALGGAVGVLQRLALSRLEKPAQMLAAQD, translated from the coding sequence ATGAGTCAGGAGCACCCGCTCGTCTCGGTGATCATCCCCAGCTACAACAGGTCCGACGTACTGCGACTCTGCCTCGACGCGGTGAAGGAGCAGACCTATCCGCACATCGAGGTCATCGTGGTGGACGACTGCGGCACCGAGGACGCGGCCCGGGTGGCCGCGTCGAAGGGCGCCACGGTGGTGCGCACCCACGTCAACGGCGGCCCGACCCCCGCGCGCAACCTCGGCGCCGAGCACGCCACCGGAGACATCCTGTTCTTCCTCGACGCCGACATCGCGCTCGACCCCGACGCCGTGGAGAACGCGGTGCGGATACTGGAGTCCCACCCGGAGATCGGCGCGCTCGGCGGCGTCCTGCGGCCCGAGTCGCTGGTGTCCCAGAGCCTGGCCTCCCAGTATCGCGCCGTGCAGATGCACCGCTGGTGGATGCCCGCCCACCGGCCCACCCTGGAGCTGCACGCGTCCGTGCTCGCCGTCCCGGCCAAGGTGTTCGCCGAGGTCGGTCCCTTCGACCCCCGCCTGCGCGAGACCGTCTCCTCCGACTACCGCATCCGGGTGACGTGCTCCCACCAGGTGAAGCTGAGCGACGCGATCCGCGGCAGGAAGGACCACGACCCGACCGTACGGACGATCCTGCGCAAGGTGTTCCGCCGCGCCCGCCTCAGCGCCCTGGACTGGCACCAGGGCGAGACGCCCGGCGACTCGGTGCCCCGCGCGGTCGGCGGCGTCCTGCTGCTCGCCGCGGTCCCGGCGCTCGCCCTGCCCATGGTGGCGGGCCGGGCCGGGGCACTCGTGCCACCCGCGCTCGTCGCCGCCGCCGCGGCCCTGGACGCCGGCACCCACCGCTTCGCCTTCGCCCAGCGGGGGGCCGCGTTCGGCGTCTACTTCTCCGGCGTGCACCTCGCCGTCACCTTCACCGGCGCCCTCGGCGGAGCGGTGGGCGTCCTGCAGCGTCTCGCGCTCTCCCGCCTGGAGAAGCCCGCCCAGATGCTCGCGGCCCAGGATTGA
- a CDS encoding glycosyltransferase family 2 protein, producing the protein MTSQVRPLVSVIVPNYNYARTLDLCLSALERQTYPHIEVIVVDDRSTDDSVEIAHRHGVRVVETETNIGAPAARNLGVEYASGDVLFFLDSDLALAEDVVEHTVDLLTSDPTLGVVCGTYDPEPLIPDSRVERYRSLQLHYWISGDEGEISTIYSALFAMRAEVFREVGPLNPALRHSENAEYGHRVTQRYRIVLDNRIRGRHDHDDRLGVVLSKFFHRARLHIPLYLRRPDFNGGPAQSSRGWGSLAALFAVLCAPLPLLLGPVWLVAPAALLAASIAADLGMYRFVLGYAGTRFTLYFAAVHFLVNVTVAVAVFAGVAQCVLSSRFRRTYDIPARSALVEV; encoded by the coding sequence ATGACATCACAGGTACGCCCGCTGGTCTCGGTCATCGTGCCGAACTACAACTACGCCCGCACGCTCGACCTGTGCCTGAGCGCACTGGAGCGGCAGACCTATCCGCATATCGAAGTCATCGTCGTCGACGACCGCAGCACCGACGACTCGGTGGAGATCGCGCACCGGCACGGGGTGCGGGTCGTGGAGACCGAGACCAACATCGGCGCTCCGGCGGCGCGCAACCTCGGCGTGGAGTACGCGAGCGGGGACGTGTTGTTCTTCCTCGACTCCGATCTCGCCCTGGCCGAGGACGTGGTCGAGCACACCGTGGACCTGCTCACCTCCGACCCCACCCTGGGAGTGGTGTGCGGCACCTACGACCCGGAGCCGCTGATCCCGGACAGCCGGGTGGAGCGCTACCGCAGCCTCCAGCTGCACTACTGGATCTCCGGCGACGAGGGCGAGATCAGCACGATCTACTCCGCGCTGTTCGCCATGCGGGCCGAGGTCTTCCGCGAGGTGGGCCCGCTCAACCCCGCGCTGCGGCACAGCGAGAACGCGGAGTACGGCCACCGGGTCACGCAGCGGTACCGCATCGTGCTGGACAACCGGATCAGGGGCAGGCACGACCACGACGACAGGCTCGGCGTGGTGCTGTCGAAGTTCTTCCACCGCGCCCGCCTGCACATCCCGCTGTACCTGCGCCGCCCGGACTTCAACGGCGGCCCGGCCCAGAGCAGCCGCGGCTGGGGCTCGCTCGCGGCCCTGTTCGCCGTGCTCTGCGCGCCGCTGCCGCTGCTGCTCGGGCCGGTCTGGCTGGTGGCGCCGGCCGCGCTGCTGGCCGCGTCGATCGCGGCGGACCTCGGCATGTACCGCTTCGTCCTGGGCTACGCAGGCACCCGGTTCACCCTCTATTTCGCCGCGGTGCACTTCCTGGTGAACGTGACCGTCGCGGTGGCCGTGTTCGCCGGCGTCGCCCAGTGCGTCCTGTCGAGCCGGTTCCGGCGTACCTACGACATCCCCGCCCGCTCCGCGTTGGTGGAGGTGTGA
- a CDS encoding sulfotransferase family protein, translating to MQVIGTGFGRTGTLSLKTALERLGFGPCHHMVDVFDHPWQIRSWLAAATAREVDWDRLLLGYESCVDGPTSIYWRQLAEHYPKAKVILTTRDPDRWLTSMRRTLFAQRRRIESLPGRTAVLLSSLLRTDLAAFVGMVDTTLDARTFATPADREPERAIRLFEEHAARVIAAIPAERLLVFDAADGWNPLCAFLGVPVPDEPFPRVNGATDFTRSGLSRPLPLLLRRTRRGGHR from the coding sequence ATGCAGGTCATCGGCACCGGCTTCGGCCGGACGGGGACGCTCTCCCTCAAGACCGCGCTGGAGCGGCTCGGCTTCGGGCCGTGCCACCACATGGTCGACGTGTTCGACCACCCGTGGCAGATCAGGAGCTGGCTCGCCGCCGCCACGGCCCGCGAGGTGGACTGGGACCGGCTGCTCCTCGGCTACGAGTCGTGCGTGGACGGCCCGACCTCGATCTACTGGCGGCAGCTCGCCGAGCACTACCCGAAGGCCAAGGTCATCCTCACCACGCGCGACCCGGACCGCTGGCTGACAAGCATGCGGCGGACGCTGTTCGCCCAGCGGCGGCGCATCGAGTCGCTGCCGGGCCGGACCGCCGTCCTGCTGTCGTCGCTGCTGCGCACCGACCTCGCCGCGTTCGTCGGGATGGTCGACACGACCCTCGACGCGCGGACCTTCGCGACACCCGCCGACCGCGAACCCGAACGGGCCATCCGGCTGTTCGAGGAGCACGCGGCCAGGGTGATCGCGGCCATCCCGGCCGAGCGGCTGCTCGTCTTCGACGCCGCCGACGGCTGGAACCCACTGTGCGCGTTCCTCGGGGTCCCGGTTCCGGACGAGCCGTTCCCCCGCGTGAACGGCGCCACGGACTTCACCAGGAGCGGCCTCAGCCGGCCCCTGCCGTTGCTGCTGCGCCGTACGAGGCGAGGAGGACACCGATGA